TGAATTGCTCTTCACGACGGCCTTCACCGGGTTGTTGATGTTGGTCAGTGTCAGTCCCCACAGAGAAATGACCGCGCTCTGCGCGTAGGCGAAATCGCCGGCGCAGAGCAGGAGCGCCGCCGTGGCCAGGAAAAGGTTCAACAACGCGACACGATTGCGAGATCTCAGTTTCATAACGAGGTTTGCTGTTGCTCAGTTGATATTGGGAGAGGACACGAACGTTGTCCATCACAGATCAGGCCGCTTAACCACGACTGGGACAAAATTCATTCTCCGATGATCTTCACCAAAACCCGCTTCCGTCGGCGGCCATCGAACTCGCCATAAAAAATTTGTTCCCACGGGCCGAGGTCGAGCTTGCCCTTGGTGATCGCGACGACGACTTCGCGGCCCATGATCTGGCGTTTGAGATGCGCGTCGGCGTTATCCTCACCTGTTCGATTGTGTTGGTATTGCGACGTGGGGGCGTGCGGTGCGAGTTTCTCCAACCACACATCGTAGTCGTGCAGCAAGCCATCCTCGGCGTCGTTGATGTAAACCGACGCGGTGATGTGCATGGCGTTGACCAGACACAAACCGTCCTGCACACCGCTTTTATCC
The Verrucomicrobiota bacterium DNA segment above includes these coding regions:
- a CDS encoding YjbQ family protein, with the translated sequence MKSLTEHLWFEVPQRRGYLNITDTVARLVDKSGVQDGLCLVNAMHITASVYINDAEDGLLHDYDVWLEKLAPHAPTSQYQHNRTGEDNADAHLKRQIMGREVVVAITKGKLDLGPWEQIFYGEFDGRRRKRVLVKIIGE